A genomic stretch from Zeimonas sediminis includes:
- the grxD gene encoding Grx4 family monothiol glutaredoxin, producing MEAKEFIAKTVTENPVVLFMKGTAQFPQCGFSGRAVQILKACGVKNLVTVNVLDDDEVRQGIKDYSSWPTIPQLYINGEFVGGADIMYEMYQSGELQKLIPQQAVA from the coding sequence ATGGAAGCGAAAGAGTTCATTGCCAAGACCGTCACCGAGAACCCGGTGGTCCTGTTCATGAAGGGCACGGCCCAGTTCCCGCAATGCGGCTTCTCGGGCCGCGCGGTGCAGATCCTGAAGGCCTGCGGCGTGAAGAACCTGGTCACCGTCAACGTGCTCGACGACGACGAGGTCCGCCAGGGCATCAAGGACTACTCGAGCTGGCCGACCATCCCCCAGCTCTACATCAACGGCGAGTTCGTCGGCGGCGCCGACATCATGTACGAGATGTACCAGTCGGGCGAGCTCCAGA